One stretch of Miscanthus floridulus cultivar M001 chromosome 18, ASM1932011v1, whole genome shotgun sequence DNA includes these proteins:
- the LOC136523023 gene encoding tyrosine N-monooxygenase-like gives MPMVAVAAASALLGASLLLPCSAIVKVLLLVVTIVYLVKILGSQWKSNCTPPLPPGPVRWPVVGKLPEMMFNKPAFRWIHLMMEEMGTDIACIKLGGVHIIPISCPMIAREVLKKQDANFASRPLTFASKTFSAGYQNTVLSPNGDQWRKMRRILTSEIVCPSRHKWLHDKRAEEADNLTGYVYNLVSGGDVDVRHVARHYCGNVIRRLVFNRRYFGEPQPDGGPGPLEVQHMDAVFTCLGLLYAFCVSDYLPWLLGLDLDGHEKMVKEANKRVSGLHDEVIDERWRQWKSGERQEPEDFLDVLITLKDTHAKPLLTIEEVKAQSQDMTFAAVDNPSNAVEWALAEMVSSPELLQKAVEEMDRVVGRGRLMQESDIPQLNYLKACIREAFRLHPVAAFNLPHVALGDTTIAGYHIPRGSHVILSRIGLGRNPRIWDDPLRFDPDRHIHLLSDPKAQVTLTENDLRFISFSTGRRGCIAASLGTAMSMMLFGRLVQGFTWSKPASMAVVDLRESRNGTFMAEPLVLHAEHRLPAHLYSS, from the exons ATGCCAATGGTGGCGGTGGCTGCTGCCTCGGCTCTGCTTGGAGCCTCCTTATTATTACCCTGCTCTGCTATCGTCAAAGTGTTACTGCTCGTGGTCACGATCGTTTACCTTGTCAAAATCCTCGGGTCGCAGTGGAAGAGCAACTGCACGCCGCCTCTACCGCCGGGTCCAGTGCGGTGGCCCGTCGTCGGCAAACTTCCGGAGATGATGTTCAACAAACCGGCGTTCCGGTGGATCCACCTGATGATGGAGGAGATGGGCACCGACATCGCCTGCATCAAGCTGGGCGGTGTCCACATCATCCCCATCAGCTGCCCCATGATCGCCCGCGAGGTGCTGAAGAAACAGGATGCCAACTTTGCCTCTCGCCCACTCACCTTCGCCTCCAAGACCTTCAGCGCCGGTTACCAGAACACCGTGCTGTCCCCCAACGGCGACCAGTGGAGGAAGATGCGCCGCATTCTTACCTCCGAGATCGTCTGCCCCTCCCGCCACAAGTGGCTCCATGACAAGCGTGCCGAGGAGGCCGACAACCTCACCGGCTACGTCTACAACCTCGTCTCCGGCGGCGACGTCGACGTCAGGCACGTTGCGCGCCATTACTGTGGCAACGTCATCCGCCGCCTGGTCTTCAACAGACGCTATTTTGGCGAGCCGCAGCCGGACGGCGGCCCCGGACCGCTAGAG GTGCAGCACATGGACGCCGTGTTCACATGCCTGGGACTGCTCTACGCCTTCTGTGTATCCGACTACCTACCTTGGCTGCTGGGCCTCGACCTCGATGGCCACGAGAAGATGGTCAAGGAGGCCAACAAGAGGGTGAGCGGGCTTCACGACGAGGTCATCGACGAGCGGTGGAGGCAGTGGAAGAGCGGCGAGAGGCAGGAGCCCGAGGATTTCCTCGATGTTCTCATTACGCTCAAGGACACCCATGCGAAACCGCTGCTCACCATCGAGGAGGTCAAAGCTCAGTCGCAG GACATGACGTTCGCAGCCGTGGACAACCCGTCGAACGCAGTGGAGTGGGCACTGGCAGAGATGGTGAGCAGCCCGGAACTGCTGCAGAAGGCTGTGGAGGAGATGGACCGCGTCGTCGGCAGGGGCCGGCTGATGCAGGAATCCGACATCCCGCAGCTCAACTACCTCAAGGCCTGCATCCGCGAGGCATTCCGCCTGCACCCCGTCGCTGCATTCAACCTACCCCATGTCGCTCTCGGCGACACCACCATCGCCGGCTACCACATCCCCAGGGGCAGCCATGTCATACTAAGTCGTATCGGCCTCGGCCGCAACCCTAGAATCTGGGACGACCCGCTCCGCTTCGACCCCGACCGCCACATCCACCTCCTCTCCGATCCCAAGGCACAAGTCACGCTCACCGAGAATGACCTGCGCTTCATCTCCTTCAGCACCGGCCGCCGTGGCTGCATTGCGGCTTCGCTTGGCACTGCCATGAGCATGATGCTGTTCGGCAGGCTCGTGCAGGGTTTCACCTGGAGCAAGCCTGCCAGTATGGCCGTCGTTGACCTCCGCGAGTCCAGAAACGGCACCTTCATGGCTGAGCCGCTGGTACTGCATGCCGAGCACAGGCTACCAGCGCACCTCTACTCCAGTTAA
- the LOC136522295 gene encoding transcription factor bHLH144-like produces MQGDPGYGYGGYGAGGYGGYGAGAGAGGYGYDIAANGGGGGGYYSATDRYPAAPAAAYEDPLAGQRQHDFPAPLTGLEFQPSDTCPKNYVIFDQTYDRSRVMFHPSLANNFGNPAGAGYGYGYDQSYHGESAYHGYGGGDGGGGVSVRQKEDTDEIDALMSTEDGDDEDDVLSTGRTPGCRAGGSPDSTCSSGGYAGNSGGGRKHESGGNGAKKKERMKKMVRTLKGIIPGGDRMDTPAVLDEAVRYLKSLKVEVKKAGARGSSS; encoded by the coding sequence ATGCAGGGAGACCCCGGGTACGGGTACGGTGGCTACGGCGCCGGCGGGTACGGTGGCTAcggtgccggcgccggcgctggaGGCTACGGCTACGACATTGCCGCcaacggcggcggaggcggcggctacTACTCGGCGACCGACCGGTACCCTGCCGCTCCTGCTGCTGCCTATGAGGACCCGCTCGCTGGTCAGAGGCAGCACGACTTCCCGGCGCCGCTCACGGGGCTGGAGTTCCAGCCGTCGGACACCTGCCCCAAGAACTACGTCATCTTCGACCAGACGTACGACCGGAGTCGAGTGATGTTCCACCCGTCTCTGGCCAACAACTTCGGCAACCCCGCCGGCGCCGGATACGGCTACGGCTACGACCAGAGCTACCACGGCGAGAGCGCCTACCACGGCTACGGtggtggcgatggcggcggcggtgtcTCGGTCCGGCAGAAGGAGGACACCGACGAGATCGACGCGCTGATGAGCACagaggacggcgacgacgaggacgacgtgCTCAGCACGGGCCGCACGCCGGGGTGCCGCGCCGGTGGCTCCCCGGATTCCACGTGCTCATCCGGCGGGTACGCTGGAaacagcggcggcggccggaAGCACGAGTCGGGCGGCAACGGTGCGAAGAAGAAGGAGCGGATGAAAAAGATGGTGCGGACGCTCAAGGGGATCATCCCCGGTGGCGACCGGATGGACACGCCGGCCGTCCTCGACGAGGCCGTCAGGTACCTCAAGTCGCTCAAGGTGGAGGTGAAGAAGGCCGGCGCGCGTGGGTCAAGCAGCTAG